A window from Leifsonia shinshuensis encodes these proteins:
- a CDS encoding VOC family protein translates to MPIEDAFPHGTPIWVDLQSPDHAAAAHYYRELFGWEVGAFLPETGNFALAQSRGVAVAAIGPLPGPDAPAAWTAYFSVDDLQAAADAALAAGGSVLLEPGEAVPGVWLAIVADPAGAVFGLWQRMERNAPWLRDEPGAVDWLELVASDPESTFAFYESVLGFAVSEMRVGEQPYGLFDVGETSVAGAYTSDGTEPAHWLVYFNVADLDAAVVRATELGGTLRTEPLSAPGVGRWAEIVDPHGAVFALLEPEPEPL, encoded by the coding sequence ATGCCGATCGAAGACGCGTTCCCGCACGGGACTCCCATCTGGGTCGACCTCCAGAGCCCGGACCACGCCGCCGCCGCCCACTACTACCGGGAGCTGTTCGGCTGGGAGGTCGGGGCGTTCCTGCCGGAGACCGGGAACTTCGCCCTCGCTCAGAGCCGGGGCGTCGCGGTGGCCGCGATCGGCCCGCTGCCCGGCCCCGACGCTCCCGCCGCCTGGACCGCGTACTTCTCCGTCGACGACCTGCAGGCGGCCGCGGACGCCGCGCTCGCCGCGGGCGGCTCGGTGCTGCTGGAGCCCGGCGAGGCGGTTCCGGGCGTATGGCTCGCCATCGTGGCGGATCCGGCCGGTGCCGTGTTCGGCCTCTGGCAGCGGATGGAGCGCAACGCGCCCTGGCTGCGCGATGAGCCGGGTGCGGTCGACTGGCTCGAGCTGGTGGCATCCGACCCGGAGTCGACCTTCGCCTTCTACGAGTCCGTGCTCGGCTTCGCGGTCAGCGAGATGCGCGTCGGCGAGCAGCCGTACGGGCTGTTCGACGTGGGGGAGACGAGCGTGGCCGGCGCGTACACCTCGGACGGGACCGAGCCCGCCCACTGGCTGGTCTACTTCAACGTCGCCGACCTGGACGCCGCCGTGGTGCGTGCCACCGAGCTCGGCGGCACGCTGCGGACAGAACCGCTGTCCGCGCCCGGCGTCGGCCGCTGGGCCGAGATCGTCGACCCGCACGGCGCCGTCTTCGCCCTGCTCGAACCGGAGCCCGAACCCCTCTGA
- the rpsO gene encoding 30S ribosomal protein S15, whose protein sequence is MALDADTKKAIIEEYATHPGDTGSPEVQVAILTKRIKDLTEHLKEHKHDHHSRRGLLLLVGQRRRLLGYLSDIDINRYRSLIERLGLRR, encoded by the coding sequence ATGGCGCTGGATGCAGACACCAAGAAGGCGATCATCGAAGAGTACGCTACCCACCCCGGTGACACCGGATCCCCCGAGGTCCAGGTCGCGATCCTGACCAAGCGGATCAAGGATCTCACTGAGCACCTCAAGGAGCACAAGCACGACCACCACTCGCGTCGTGGCCTGCTTCTGCTGGTCGGTCAGCGTCGCCGTCTGCTGGGTTACCTGTCGGACATCGACATCAACCGTTACCGCTCGCTCATCGAGCGACTCGGGCTGCGTCGATAA
- a CDS encoding DUF1269 domain-containing protein, with amino-acid sequence MAAERNLVLVVGAYTDSTLAESDYAALKAGEDLGDYKVDGAVVMSRDADGKVSVTEHDTGKVGRGAGIGAGAGIVVGLFAPPLLLATALGAGIGAGIGALQKRHDEKKLGVDLDEYLPPGSSAVVAVVDDTWADKVEEALVKADKRIAKAIDEDDYKKLQEAIAKSEEEVSKAAHS; translated from the coding sequence ATGGCAGCGGAGAGGAATCTCGTCCTGGTGGTCGGCGCGTACACCGACTCCACGTTGGCGGAGAGCGACTACGCCGCACTCAAGGCCGGAGAGGACCTGGGCGACTACAAAGTGGACGGCGCGGTCGTAATGAGCCGCGACGCCGACGGCAAGGTCTCGGTGACGGAGCACGACACGGGCAAGGTCGGTCGCGGTGCGGGCATCGGGGCGGGCGCCGGCATCGTCGTCGGGCTGTTCGCGCCTCCGCTGCTGCTCGCCACGGCGCTCGGCGCGGGGATCGGAGCCGGCATCGGGGCGCTCCAGAAGCGGCACGACGAGAAGAAGCTCGGCGTCGACCTCGACGAGTACCTGCCGCCGGGATCTTCCGCAGTCGTCGCCGTCGTGGACGACACGTGGGCCGACAAGGTCGAGGAGGCACTGGTCAAGGCGGACAAGCGCATCGCCAAGGCCATCGACGAGGACGACTACAAGAAGCTTCAGGAGGCGATCGCCAAGTCGGAGGAGGAGGTGTCGAAAGCCGCGCACTCGTAG
- a CDS encoding low temperature requirement protein A, which translates to MTSAFRIPMTGRSTDERHRVSSPLELLFDLTFVVAIAQVAGQLAHAGESGELLAKLPLYLQVFFAIWWAWMNFTWFASAYDTDDVLYRVMTLVQMGGVLVLAAGVPAAFAGESFTAIIVGYLIMRFALVAQWLRAAAEYPAGRTTALRYAIGVSAVQLLWVAWGFLPPHVAVYLFVVGAVLELLVPLWAERTGMTSWHPHHIAERYGLFTIIVLGESVSASAVGVQSALARSGFSAALVWIAVAGLVLLFALWWLYFLEPAAEGLRSRRGRSFYWGYGHYFVFASLAALGAGLEVAVQEGAAHEAAANTTVEYMIAAPVAVFLFMLYVLHAPLVPEVVIRPLKTAISIALILLLPLASPVIGLVGVTIGIALVAAALVAATLIDRAVELRRAGEGSEAAAS; encoded by the coding sequence ATGACCAGTGCGTTCCGCATCCCGATGACCGGACGCTCCACCGACGAACGGCACCGGGTCTCCAGCCCCCTGGAGCTCCTGTTCGACCTCACGTTCGTCGTGGCCATCGCCCAGGTGGCCGGCCAGCTCGCCCATGCGGGCGAGAGCGGCGAGCTGCTGGCGAAGCTCCCGCTGTACCTGCAGGTGTTCTTCGCGATCTGGTGGGCGTGGATGAACTTCACCTGGTTCGCCTCGGCGTACGACACCGACGACGTGCTCTACCGCGTGATGACCCTCGTGCAGATGGGCGGTGTGCTGGTGCTGGCCGCCGGGGTGCCGGCCGCCTTCGCCGGGGAGAGCTTCACGGCGATCATCGTCGGCTACCTGATCATGCGGTTCGCGCTGGTCGCCCAATGGCTGCGCGCCGCCGCGGAGTACCCGGCCGGACGCACGACGGCGCTGCGCTACGCGATCGGCGTCTCCGCCGTCCAGCTGTTGTGGGTGGCGTGGGGCTTCCTGCCGCCCCACGTCGCCGTGTACCTGTTCGTCGTCGGGGCGGTGCTGGAACTGCTGGTGCCGCTGTGGGCGGAGCGCACCGGGATGACGAGCTGGCATCCGCACCACATCGCGGAGCGCTACGGCCTGTTCACGATCATCGTGCTGGGCGAATCGGTGTCGGCCTCGGCGGTGGGCGTGCAGAGCGCGCTCGCCCGGTCCGGGTTCTCGGCCGCGCTGGTGTGGATCGCCGTCGCGGGCCTGGTGCTGCTGTTCGCCCTGTGGTGGCTGTACTTCCTCGAGCCCGCCGCCGAGGGTCTCCGCTCGCGGCGCGGCCGCTCGTTCTACTGGGGGTACGGGCACTACTTCGTGTTCGCGTCGCTGGCCGCACTGGGCGCGGGGCTGGAGGTGGCGGTGCAGGAGGGCGCCGCGCACGAAGCCGCGGCGAACACGACGGTGGAGTACATGATCGCGGCGCCCGTGGCGGTCTTCCTGTTCATGCTCTACGTGCTGCACGCGCCGCTGGTGCCGGAGGTCGTCATCCGGCCCCTGAAGACCGCGATCTCGATCGCGCTCATCCTGCTGCTGCCGCTCGCCTCCCCCGTGATCGGCCTGGTCGGCGTCACCATCGGGATCGCCCTGGTCGCGGCGGCGCTCGTGGCCGCCACGCTGATCGACCGGGCGGTGGAGCTGCGCCGTGCCGGCGAAGGGTCCGAGGCGGCCGCCTCCTGA
- a CDS encoding VanZ family protein encodes MRRPAVLPVLTVVYLAAVAWITLNPAPGNPEGNPLLRALLRAVSGLPGFGWVTGSVAEFTANILLFVPMGVLFTLLLGAWRWWLALAIGATATLLIEFVQLFLPARVSDPRDLLANTLGTAIGVALCALAARRRRST; translated from the coding sequence ATGCGCCGCCCTGCCGTGCTCCCCGTCCTGACCGTCGTCTATCTGGCGGCGGTCGCGTGGATCACGCTCAACCCGGCGCCCGGGAACCCTGAAGGGAATCCGCTGCTGCGCGCCCTGCTGCGCGCGGTCTCCGGCCTGCCGGGATTCGGCTGGGTGACCGGGAGCGTCGCCGAGTTCACCGCCAACATCCTGCTGTTCGTGCCGATGGGCGTGCTGTTCACGCTGCTCCTCGGCGCCTGGCGGTGGTGGCTCGCCCTGGCGATCGGTGCGACCGCCACCCTCCTGATCGAGTTCGTCCAGCTCTTCCTGCCGGCGCGGGTCAGCGACCCGCGCGACCTGCTCGCCAACACGCTGGGCACCGCGATCGGCGTCGCGCTCTGCGCGCTGGCGGCTCGCCGGCGACGATCGACGTAG
- a CDS encoding fructosamine kinase family protein has product MIKERTDAPALFFEAEAAGLRWLAEPEADGGARVVRVADVRPGRIELERIRESRSTADAARAFGAALAVTHAAGADAFGAPPAGWDGPLFIGRRPLPVARETTWGRFYVRDRVLPYLDIAVEAGTVTSAQLPVIREALDRVAAGDFDDDEPPARIHGDLWTGNVLWDARGAILIDPAAHGGHRETDLAMLDLFGAPFLDEILAGYDATRPLRAGWRERIPVHQLHPLAVHAAGHGPSYGRALADAARATLTL; this is encoded by the coding sequence CTGATCAAGGAGCGGACGGATGCGCCGGCGCTGTTCTTCGAGGCGGAGGCGGCGGGGCTGCGCTGGCTCGCCGAGCCGGAGGCGGATGGGGGAGCTCGCGTCGTCCGCGTCGCGGACGTGCGGCCCGGCCGCATCGAGCTGGAGCGCATCCGGGAGAGCCGGTCCACGGCGGATGCCGCACGGGCGTTCGGCGCGGCGCTCGCCGTGACCCATGCGGCGGGAGCCGACGCCTTCGGCGCACCGCCGGCCGGCTGGGACGGCCCGCTCTTCATCGGCCGGCGTCCACTCCCCGTTGCGCGGGAGACGACCTGGGGGCGGTTCTACGTCCGCGACCGGGTCCTGCCCTACCTCGACATCGCGGTGGAGGCGGGAACGGTGACGTCGGCGCAGCTGCCGGTGATCCGCGAGGCGCTCGACCGCGTCGCGGCCGGCGACTTCGACGACGACGAACCGCCGGCGCGCATCCACGGCGACCTGTGGACCGGCAACGTGCTGTGGGATGCGCGGGGCGCGATCCTGATCGACCCGGCCGCCCACGGCGGCCACCGGGAGACCGACCTCGCGATGCTCGACCTCTTCGGCGCACCGTTCCTCGACGAGATCCTGGCGGGCTACGACGCGACGCGACCGCTGCGCGCCGGCTGGCGGGAGCGCATCCCCGTGCACCAGCTGCACCCGCTGGCAGTGCACGCCGCCGGGCACGGTCCGTCCTATGGACGGGCGCTGGCGGACGCGGCGCGCGCGACGCTGACGCTCTGA